The nucleotide window TTGAACGGCTAATGAGTGGCAGTTCCAAAATGGTGGTAGAGGACGGGAAGGTCATTATCCCGAATCTGAAAAGTATGCGTTATACGATGGATCAGCTGGAGATGCATATGCGGCAGAACGGAATTACAAGTGTAGACGATCTGGAGACGGCAACGGTGGAACCCAATGGTCAACTCGGTTACGTGCTAAAACGACATGCTCGTCCCGTGACGATTGGAGATCTGGAAGAGATACTACGAAACTATACGATTACAGGTAGTAGTCCAACAACAGGAGATCAGCCGCAACAACACAATAGCAGCAAGTCATCCACAAACAGCGATAACTCCACAGACATTTTCCAAGAAGTCAGCAAAGGTGCTCATGCTCAGCCCGTCGACCCGAAGCTTCAATAGACGCGCCCTAACCCCATCAAAAGAACAAAAGACCGGCCCTGCGAGCATGCAATAACATCGCTCCAACAGGTACGGTCTATTTTTACTTCATTTGATTATTTGCAAGATTACTCCACGTCATCCAACCGAAGATATAGTCGTAATCAACGTGTACTCAGATAAGCGATGCCCAAGCCGCCTGTAACCGGGTTCTTATAAATTTCACAGTCTACATCAAATACCTCACCAATCATCTCGCGAGTCAAAATATCAGCCGGTTTGCCATGTACCACAATCTGGCCCTTTTTCACCACATAGAGATAATCGCAGTATTCTGCGGCGAGTTCGAGATCATGCAGCGCTGCCAATATGCCAATGCCGAGTCCACGGACAATATTCAGAATTTGTAGTTGGTATTTGATGTCCAGATGGTTCGTCGGTTCGTCTAGAATCAGGAATTCAGGCTGCTGTGCCAGCACACGTGCCAAGACCACACGCTGTTTCTCTCCACCAGACAGAGACACGTAA belongs to Paenibacillus sp. FSL H8-0079 and includes:
- a CDS encoding DUF421 domain-containing protein; translation: MDWIWKSVLLVLIGMILLRIAGRKSISQMSVATTVIMISIGTTIVQPIANHELGKAIGSASVFIATLLVVEQLQLKFNVFERLMSGSSKMVVEDGKVIIPNLKSMRYTMDQLEMHMRQNGITSVDDLETATVEPNGQLGYVLKRHARPVTIGDLEEILRNYTITGSSPTTGDQPQQHNSSKSSTNSDNSTDIFQEVSKGAHAQPVDPKLQ